The Geoalkalibacter subterraneus genome contains the following window.
TGAGCGAAGACAGCGTCGACCATGAAGCCAGTTTTATCGATGGCGTCAAAGTACACTTCGACGACGGCTGGGTGCTGATGCTTCCGGACCAGCACCAACCTGTGGCTCATGTGATCGCCGAATCCAGCAATCCCAATGAAGCACAGCGTCTGGTCGAGGAATACCGGCGCAAAGTGGAGACCTGGAAAAAAGAGCTCACCAACGCCTGATCGCTACCCAATGCCGCCTTGCCGGACAAGGGGTCGCCAAGCATGGAAGGCAGCATAGCGCCATGCCTTACCGGCGGCCCCTTGCCGTTGGCGGTCCGGACTGAATCATTTTTCTCCACGCACTGATCGATGCGTGGGATGGGGAGGAAACGGCTATGCCGGATAGAGCAGAACGTCACAATCCTTATTTCGACCTTTCTCTGCAGATGTCGCTTGCGGCCTGGCAGCGCTACGGGCTCTCCGAGAGCCTGCTGCCTTTCCAGCATGCCCCCCTGGTGCTGCGCCTGCGCGCGGTGGCCGACACCATCAACCGCACACGGGGGATGGCGGCAACCTCGGCCGGCGAGCTTAATCTCGCGGCCCTGCTGACCCGGGTCTTTCGCCATCTCACCGAACGTTATCTGCAGGACCACAACTGCCGGGTGGAACAGAATGCCATCACCCTGGGGGAGAAACGGCTGGAGGCGCCGCGGCTTGACAAAATCCTTCAGGAATTCACCGCCCTGTTCCCGCCTGTCGCAGTGCGTGACGGCAAACTGTCCACTGAACGCTTTCTCGCCGATGACGACAACCGCAGAGCGGTGCTTGTGGAGATGTTCATTCTTTCCGTGCAGAATGCCAACCCGGCGTTGGGGCGTATCAAGGAGCTGTTCGACGACGAAGAATTGACGCGGCGCAGCGCCTACCGCAGCCTGCTGGCTCAAATCGACCGCGGCCTGGAAGATCAGAGCGTGACCGGCCTGCTGGGACGGTCGCTGCTGGCGCTGCTGGAAGAACCGGTCCGCCGGGCGCCTGACTCCCTGCACGAGCAACTGCGCTTTGTGCGGACCCTGTGGCGCGATCATCTGCCGCCGGACATCCAGGAAGAGATCCTGACCGCTTTCGATATCGTCGAGGAAGAGACCCGCATGCGCGGCTTCGGACCGGGGCGCACCGAGATTCCCAACTTTCGTCCCGCCCCCGCACCGGACGAGTACTATCCCGAACCCGAAGCCTTTACTGCCGATGCCGACTGGATGAGCAATGTCGTCCTGATCGCCAAATCGACCTATGTCTGGCTCGATCAGCTTTCACAGCGCTACCAGCGCCCCATCACGCGCGTCGATCAGATACCCGATGAAGAACTGGATCAGCTTGCGCGCTGGGGATTCAACTGCCTGTGGCTGATCGGCATCTGGGAGCGCTCCACCGTTTCCCAGTGGATCAAACACATACGCGGCAACCCTGAAGCATTGGCTTCCGCCTACTCCCTCTATGATTATGTCATTGCAAACGACCTCGGCGGCGAGGAGGCCATGGCGAAACTCGAAGAACGCTGCCGGCAGCGCGGCATCCGCCTGGCTTCGGACATCGTCCCCAATCACACCGGCATCTATTCACGCTGGCTTAAGGAACACCCCGACTGGTACGTGCAGCTGGACTACCCGCCCTACCCAAGCTATCGCTTTACCGGCCGCGACCTCTCCCCCGACCCCGAACTGAGCATCCACATCGAGGACGGCTATTATGATCACTCGGATGCAGCGGTAGTGTTCAAGCTCACCGATCATCGCGACGGTCGGGTGCGTTATGTCTACCATGGCAACGACGGCACCCACATGCCGTGGAACGACACCGCCCAGCTCAACTACCTGCTGCCGGAAGTGCGCGAGGCCATGGTGCAGACCATCCTGCACATCGCGCGGCGCTTCAAGGTCATTCGTTTCGATGCCGCCATGACCCTGGCCAAAAAGCACTTCCAGCGTCTGTGGTTTCCGCAGCCCGGAGGCGGCGCCGGCGTTCCTTCCCGTGCCGAACACGCCATGACGCGCGCCGAATTCGAAAAAGCCTTCCCCAAGGAATTCTGGCGCGAGGTGGTCGACCGTGTCGCTGCGGAGGTTCCCGACACGCTGCTGATCGCCGAAGCCTTCTGGCTGATGGAAGGCTACTTCGTGCGCACCCTGGGCATGCACCGGGTCTACAACAGCGCCTTCATGAACATGCTCAAGAACGAGGAGAATGCCAAGTACCGCCTGACCATCAAAAATATCCTCGAATTCAATCACGAGATTCTCAAGCGCTTTACCAATTTCATGAACAACCCCGATGAAGCCA
Protein-coding sequences here:
- a CDS encoding alpha-amylase family glycosyl hydrolase: MPDRAERHNPYFDLSLQMSLAAWQRYGLSESLLPFQHAPLVLRLRAVADTINRTRGMAATSAGELNLAALLTRVFRHLTERYLQDHNCRVEQNAITLGEKRLEAPRLDKILQEFTALFPPVAVRDGKLSTERFLADDDNRRAVLVEMFILSVQNANPALGRIKELFDDEELTRRSAYRSLLAQIDRGLEDQSVTGLLGRSLLALLEEPVRRAPDSLHEQLRFVRTLWRDHLPPDIQEEILTAFDIVEEETRMRGFGPGRTEIPNFRPAPAPDEYYPEPEAFTADADWMSNVVLIAKSTYVWLDQLSQRYQRPITRVDQIPDEELDQLARWGFNCLWLIGIWERSTVSQWIKHIRGNPEALASAYSLYDYVIANDLGGEEAMAKLEERCRQRGIRLASDIVPNHTGIYSRWLKEHPDWYVQLDYPPYPSYRFTGRDLSPDPELSIHIEDGYYDHSDAAVVFKLTDHRDGRVRYVYHGNDGTHMPWNDTAQLNYLLPEVREAMVQTILHIARRFKVIRFDAAMTLAKKHFQRLWFPQPGGGAGVPSRAEHAMTRAEFEKAFPKEFWREVVDRVAAEVPDTLLIAEAFWLMEGYFVRTLGMHRVYNSAFMNMLKNEENAKYRLTIKNILEFNHEILKRFTNFMNNPDEATAVEQFGKGEKYYGVATMLATMPGLPMFGHGQVEGLSEKYGMEYSKAYWDEPIDSGMVAEHERRIFPLLRRRYIFSGSRDFRLYDFWTDQGVDENVFAYSNRCGDQRALVVFHNRYAEISGWVRTTAAWAVDPSGNPGWLEQSTLGHSLDLKSDSHIYYRFREHVSGQQFLRTGQELVEQGLFVRLEGYQCQVFIDFEEIRDHDGTWSRIYQELSGAPCADLDRLWRRRHYAELIANLDRALTGESLSDLEKSLIPTKEKIKSGKHLIDIERRFGYFWKIIVDEFSLYTDSGQLTAGLRKDISALQRLSSLRSRQRAHRETLNWLQQHLPGADSQEKPADKKTKKSSGHDKRNETLRLLLPWLLWHRLDTSENSSRQEVNAEDLAWRCLFDEVWAKNLTSGSAPYFNLGEERARSEAERVVRLLAQRPLPTTAAQLTQVIADLLNDRDARPLLGYNIYQNIEWFDQERFDDLVDCICLLGALALSLGEEKKQTLMEGVAALHNQACCISSAAAAAGFQVQPMVQRLRELTPKPRTD